DNA from Flavobacteriales bacterium:
TGAAGAAGCCGCGCTTGCCGGCCGCATCGATGATGAAGGCGAAATCATCTCGGGGCCCATTCACGGGAGCGCCCAGATTGAGTGCGCCGACGAAACCGCCATCGGTGCCTGCGGTTGCGCGCAGGATGTCCAGTCCGCCGAGCCCCGGGTGGCCGTTGCTGGCGAAATACAGGCTGCCGTCGGCGGCCACGAAGGGGAAGACCTCGTTGAACGGCGTGTTTATGGCGGGGCCCAGGTTGCGGGGCTCGCTCCATTGCCCGTCGACCAGGTCGCAGGCATAGAGGTCGGTGCCGCCCTGCCCGCCGGGCATGTCGCTTGCGAAATAGAGCCGCTTCCCGTCGGGCGAGAGCGCGGGGTGCCCGATGGACACCTCGCTGTTGTTGTAGAGGAACTGCTCCTCCGCCCCGTACCCCGTGCCCGTTCGGCGTGCCTGGAAGATGGCCAGCCTACTGATGCCCCGCTGGCTGCGGCGCGTGCGGCCTTTGAAGTAGTTGTTGCGCGTGAACCAGATGACATCGCCGCCGGTGCTGGCCGTGGCGGGCCCCTCATGGTAGCGCGTGTTCACCGTTCCGGCCAGGGGCGCCACATTCGCCAGGTCGCCGGTCGGGGTCACATCGGCGGTGAAGAGGTCAAGGAAGGGCTGCGCGTTCCATGCCGCACGGCGCTCGATGATGCCAGTGCCCTGGCGCGATGAGCTGAAGACCACCCGGCCCTCCCCCAGCCATGCGGCGGCGAGGTCGGGGCCCGCGGTGTTGATGGCCGCGCGCCTCACATTGAAGCGGTCCTGATCCATCATGAGCTTCCGGGCGAAGAGCGCGATGTTGCTCCGCAGCTCACTCCCTTCGGGCCGCACAAGCGCCAGGTAGCGGTCCATCCATTGCTCGGCCTCCTCGTAGCGTCCATTGGCCTTCAAGGCCTCCGCGTACCGGTACAGGTCGATGGGCTCACGGTTTAGGAACTTCACCACCACGGCGTACCAGCGCTCCGCCTCCACCATGTCGCCCAGCCGCATGCTGCAATCCGCCAAGCGCTTGGTGACATGCTCGTTGACGGCACCGAGCTCAGCGGCCGTGCGGTAGAGCTCGGCGGCACGGGCATAGGCCATCTGCTGGTAGTGGCGGTCGGCCTCGCGGATGAAGGGATCCGCATTGCCCTGCCCGCGCACGGCGGCGGTGATCAGCAACAGCAGGAGCAGGGAGGCGATGCGGGCAACCATGGCTAGAAGTAGCGCGGCGATACCGTCCGCCCGGTGAAGAAGCGCAGGTCGTAGTTCAGCATCACCTCGTGCGTGCCGCCGTTGTACGCCCCGATGCTGGTGGTGGTGAGGTCGAAGGCATAGCCGATCCGGAACTGATCATTGACCTGGTACTGCCCGAGGAGGCCGAAGCTGTTGCCCACGCGGTACATGCCTCCGAGCCAGATGCGGTCGCGGAAGAGGAAGTTCGCGTTGAGGTCGATGGAGAGCGGCGCGCCATTCACCATGCGCACCATCACCGAAGGCCGGAAACGGGTGCTGCGATCGATATCGATCACATAGCCGCCGACAAGGAAGTAGTGCCGGCGCTCCGCCGCCGTGACGATGCCCGCGGCCTGCACCGCATCGATGTCGTTCTCGAGGAGCTTGGGCGCGCTGAGTCCAGCATAGAAGCGCGGCCCGTGCCAGTAGAGACCGAAGCCGAAATTGGGCAGGGCCTTGCCCGCGATGCTGACATTCGCCTGGTCGGGGTCCACGGAACTGAGCGATGCCAGATCGGCCTGGTACAGGTTGGCGCCCCCCTTGAGCCCGAAGGCCAGGCGCGACGACTTGCCGGTGCGGATGCGGTAGGCGAAATCGACATAGCCGCCCGTCTGCCGCGTCGGGCCCACCTTGTCGTTCAGCAGGGAAAGCCCCATGGCCATGCTGCGGGCCGGCAGGGGTGTATGCGCCAGCACCGTCTGGGTGGCGGGCGCTCCGGTGAAGCCGACCCATTGATGGCGGCTCAGCGCCATGACGGTGAAGATGTCGGCGCTGCCCGCATAGCCCGGGTTCACCGCCAGCGTATTGAACATGTACTGGCTGTACAGCGGATCCTGCTGCGCGCGTGCCTGGAGCAGGGCGGCCGTGGCGAAGCCAAGGAGGAGCGTGCGCGCGGCGTTCATCGGTTGAGGTAGATGAATCCGGTGATGGCCTCCCTGCCGGCGCCCAGTTCCAGCACGTAGAAATACGTGCCGGCCGGAGCGGTTCCGTAGGACGAGGTGCCGTCCCACACCACGTTGCGGTTGTCGTAGCCGCTCGCCTCGTACATCTTCCCGCCCCATCGGTTGAAGATCACGAGCGTGTTGGCGGGGTAGCCTTCGATCCCGGGGATGAGCAGCCGCTCGTTCACCCCATCGCCGTTGGGCGAGAAGCTTTCCGGCACGAAGACCGGCTCGGTGAATGCGCACGGACTGCCGCCAGCAACGCGCACCGCATTACAGCCATACTGGTCGCGCACGAAGGCCTCGAAATCCTCGCTGGTGAACAAGGGCTCGCTGGTGAACGTGTAGGGGGCCTCCGTGGTGATAGCGCCCGGCAGGCCGCTGACCACGTAGGTCGCCGGATCGCCGGAGGCGATCACGAAGCTCACCGTGTAGGTCCGGTCGCGCTCGATGCACGTCCGCACAGGCTCCGACACCTCCACGCCGACCACCACGTTCACCTTCACCAGGGCCGTTGCGTCACTGCAGCCCGGCACGGAGACGGTGTAGCGGTAGTAGTACTCGCCTGCCGGGATGGCGGTGGTGTTGAGGAACCCGCCCGTGAGGCCGCCGGTGCCGTTGAGGTCCTCCCAGGAGCCGCCCGCCTGCGGAGCACCCTGCAGCCCTGCGAAGAGATCCAGCGCCTCCACGGTGTCGCAAGCCAGCAGTTCGCCGTTGCTGCCGGGATCCGGCGGAGCATTCACGGTGATGGTCACCACCGCCGTGGCATCGGCGCACGGTGCGGTGCCCGCAACGGTATAGGTGTAGCTGCCCGGGGCATCCGTGCCGGGAATGAAGCTGCCGCTGTGAGCCTGTCCGCCGGGGTTCGTCCAGCTGCCACCGCTGTCGGGGCCGCCATCCAGCTGACCGAAGAGGTCAATCGCATCGGAGGTGGAGCAAAGGGTGAGGCTCGTGCCCGTGCCCGCCACCGGGAACGGAGCCGCCGTCACGAGCACAACTGCGGAAACGGTTCCGCAGCCGGCGTCCTCGATCGTGTACACGAAGGGCGATGCGCCGCCGATTGGCAACAGGCCGACGTTCAACACCCCGCCTGCCCCGAGGGCGCCGGTACCGGTTGGGTCGGTCCAAGTGCCTCCGGGAAGGGGCGACCCACCCAGCGCATTGAACAGGTCGTAGGCTCCCAAATTGCCGCAAAGCACCAGCGTGCTATCCGTTCCAGCGCTGCTGCCCACGCCCACCTGAACCGTCACGTTGGCGGAGGAGCTCTGGCAGGGCGCAAGGCCGGTGACCGTGTAGGTGAACCCCCAGCTGCCGTTGCCGGCTGCGGATGGGTTGAACAGGCTGCCCGCGAGCGCGCCGGATCCATTGTTGTCCGTCCATGTGCCGCCGCCCTGCGCACTGGGGCCGAGTGCAGCGAAGAGGTCCACCTCCGTCTGCGTCTGGCAGGCCTGTATCGTCGCGCTCTGACCGGCGTTGGTTGCCGGGTTCACGGCGATGGTGACCTCGGCGCTGTCGTTCGGGCAGGGCGCAGTTCCCGTCAGCCGGTAGCGGTACACGCCGGGGGAATGGACGGCCGGATTGAACTGATTGCCGTGTGGGGTGCCGCCAGCGGTGACATTGATCCAGGAGCCGCCGGTCTGGGGCACGCATCCGAGCAGTGTAAGGAGCGGAACGGACGATCCATTGGAGCACAATGTTGCAGAGGCATCGCAGCCGGCGTCCGGGGCCTGCGGCTCGGTCACCGTCACGTTCGCGAAATCGTCGGCGCACGGTGGTATACCAAGGACACGATAGCGATAAGTGCCTGGCGCATCCACGGCGGGGTTATAGGTGCCCGAGTGCGGGGTGGGCGTGCCGCCGCCCTGCGGCGTGAAGGTCCACGTGCCACCGGACTGGGCGCTGGCCCCCAAGAGCGTGAAGAGCACCACGGGCGAATCGATGGAGCAGATGGCGATACCCGTGTCATTGCCCGCGTTCGGCGGCTGAGTCACCGCAGCCGTCACGGTCGCGGTATCCGCGGGGCATACGCCGCTCCCGCTCACCACGTAGTAGTAGGCACCGCTGCCGAAGGAGGGTAGGAATACGCCGTTGACCACAGGCTGCCAATTCTGATTGAACCACGTGCCGCCAGCGTCCGGATCGCCGGAGAGCGCTGTGCCCAGGTTGATCGGCGGTGAATTCGCACAGACGGAGAGGGGGCCGCCGTTGCCGGCGAAGGGGCCGCTGATCACCTCCACTGTCACGCGGGCGGTATCCCCATCGCATTGCGGCAGCGAGGGCAGCACGTAATCGAAGCGCCATGTGGTGCCCGCTGGAACCGCCGCGGTGTTGAATAGACCAGCCGCATTGAAGCCCGGGGCATTGTCCTGGTTCTGCCAGGCCCCTCCGGGCTGGGGCGCTCCGCCCAAGGCATCGAACAGGTCGAGCAGGTCGCCGCGGCAGGCCTGCAGCGCGATGTCATCCCCGGCATCGAGCGCGCCCACGATGATCAGACTTACCGATGCGCTCGTTGCGGGGCAAGGCCCATCGGCCGCATGCAGGTAGGTGAAGCCGCAGCCCTGCCCATCCACCAGCGCGCTTGCGTCATAGACCCCATTGGTGAGGGTGCCCAGGCCGCAACCGTTGATCCATGCGCCACCGGGCGTCACCGTGCCGCCAAGGCCGCTCACCAGCGCGATGGCGGACGCCCCTTCGCACGCAGTAATGGAACCATCCGTGCCGGCAAGGGCTTGCTGCGTGATCGTGATGGAGACGGAAGCGCTGGCATCCGGGCAGGGAGCGATTCCGGCCACAGTGTAGGTGTAGATGCCCTGAGGGTCGCTCTCCGGGTTGATGAAGGGCGGAACCTCCGTATTGCCGAAGGTCCAAGTGCCGTTCGCATCAGGCGTGCCCGCTAGCAGGCCGATCAAGGAGGTGAGCCCCTGGCTGCTGCAAAGCGCGCCGATGGTGGCGATGCCCGGTTCGGGCGCCGCGCTCTCGAACACCGTCACCGTGGCGCTATCGCTGGCGCAGGGCCCTTGGCCGACCACTTTGTACTTGTATGGGCCGGGGTCGGAGGTGCCGGGGATGTAGGTGCCGCTCACCACGCCACCCGATGGGTCGTACCATGCGCCGCCGGGATCCGGTGTACCGAGGAGAAGGTCGAAGAGCTGGAACTGGGGCGCATTGCTGCACACTTGAACCTGTCCGTTCCCGCCCGCATCCACGGCATCGAACAGCAGCACGGTCACATAGGCCGAGTCGGGGCCGCAGCCGGCATTCCCCGCCAGTCGGTACTTGTACGAACCGCTGCCATCGGTCATCGGATTGAAGATGCCCGTGTGCGGCGCGCCCTGCGGGTTGAACCACAACCCTCCCGGCTCCGCCCCGCAGCCGAGGCTGGCGAAGAGGATGAAGGGCTGCGCATCGCTGCAGACCTGCACCAGTCCATCGCATCCCGCATTCGGCTCATCGAAGAGCTGCACGCTCACGATGGCTGAATCGGCGGCGCAGGGGCCGTTCGCGGCATGTCGGTACACATAGCTCCCCGCAGCGGCGATACTGGGCTGGATGGTGCCCGAGTGCGGCGTGACACTGTTGTAGAACCAGCTGCCGCCCGCCTGCGCCGTAGGCCCCAGCAAGGGGAAGAGGGGTGCGGCGCCCGCCGTTCGGCAGAGCGACAGGCTGCTGTTCGCGCCGGCCTCCAGCCGCTGCGTCACATTCACGGTGAGGTCGGCGGTCGCACTCGGGCAGGCTCCGTTGCCCGGCACGGTGTAGCGATAGGTGCCAGGTGCCGTGGCCCCCGGCGTGAAGACCCCGTTCATGCCGGCGGTGGAAGGCAAGGGGCCCGACCAGGATCCGTTGGCCGCTGGCGCGCATCCCAAGAGGTCCGCCATGCCGAAGGCGGCATCGTTGCTGCATTTGAAGATTGATGCGCTGCAGCCCGCGTTCGAGGGATCGCTCACCTGTACGCTCACCGTGGCGCTAGCGCTGCCGCAGCCCGGCACGGTGACCGTGTAGGTGTAGACGCCTGCGGCGGAAACCCCCGGCACGAAGAGGCCGCTGAAGGGCGGATTGCCGGGTGCCGGGCCCACCCAGGTGCCGAAGGGGCTCGGCGCGCAGCCCAGGTAGTTGATCAACGGTACACCGGGGCTGCCGGGCAGTGCGCAGAAGGAGGCATTGCCGGGACAGCCCGCATTGGGCGAGGGCGTCTCGAACACGCTCACGATGGACGTGTCATTGGCGCAAGGCGGGTTTCCGGGCACGATGTAGCGGTAGTCGCCCTGCAGGCTCGTGCCGGGCGTGTAGGCCCCCGAGAGGTGCGGCGCCAGGTTGGGGTCGAGCCAGAAGCCCCCGAAATCCGGGTTGCACGTCAGCAGCGGGAAGAGCTGGAACTGGGGCGCCGTGCTGCAAGCTGTGAATCCGCTGTTGCAGCCGGCGTTGGCCCGGTTGGTCACGCTCACTGTGAGGAAGGAGGAAACGGGCTGGCATGGCGCCTGTCCCGTGACCCGGTACTCATACACCCCTTGCGCATCGAGCCCCGGCACGAACGTGGGGCCGTGCGGCACGCTGTTGAAGAACCACTGCCCACCCGCATCGGGCGTGCCGTTCAGCGAGGCCGTCATATTGAAGGGCGCATCGCTGCTGCATTTCTGCACCGAGTTGGGAAGCCCGGCATCGGGCCCTTCCACCTCCGTCACCGTCACCGCAGCCCATACCGTGCTGCACGGCGCACCCTGGTTGAAGACATAGTAGAAGATGCCTGCGTTGTCGGTGGCGGGCGTGTAGGACCCGCTGAAGCTGGGTCCGGCAGGTGTATTCCTGCGCCACTGACCGCCCGGCTGCGGGCTGCAACCCAGGTAGGCGATCAGGCTCTGGGGCTGGCCCAGCGTACTGCAGAAGGTCACGGCTCCATCGCAGCCTGGGTTCGCCGCAGCGGTCACGTTCACGGTCACCGTGGCGGAATCCGCCGCGCAGCTGAGCGCCCCGGTGAGTCGGTACCGGAATGCGTAGGTGCCCGGCGCGGACACCTGCGTGGCGTTGAAGGACTGCCCGGTGAGCGCGCCCGTGCCGCTGAGGTCGATCCATAGCCCACCGGGCTGAGGGGTGCCGCCCAGCCCGCTGAAGAGGTTCACCGCGCTGTTGCTGCTGCAAGCCGGAAGCGTGCCGCTGGTGCCCGCATCGAGCAGCGCGACGATCACCACCGTGGCATTCGACTCATCGGCAGCGCAGCCGCCGATTCCCGGAACCTCATACCGGAACGTGTACGTGCCAGGCGGCAGGGCTGCGGTGTTGAAGAAGCTGCCGGCGAGCTGCCCCGTGGGCGTGCCCTGTTCCGTCCATGTGCCGGTGAGGTCGAATGGTGCAGTGATCACGCTGAAGAGATCGACGCTCGGGGTTCCTTGGCAAATGGTGATGCTGCCGTCACCTCCTGCGTTCGGTGCCTGGTTGACCACCACGGTCACCGTGGCGCTGGAATCCGCGCAGGGGGCGGTGCCCGCCACGGTATACACATAATCACCCGGGAGATCGGTGCCGGGCGTGAAGACGCCGGAGGGGATGCTCGATGGCCCGCTCCAGGTCCCTCCCGTCTGCGGCGTGCCGCCCAACTGGCCGAAGAGGTTTACCGGCGGCGCATTCGAGCAGCGCGTAACGGTCGCATCGGTGCCCGCATTGGGGCGCTGCGTCACGCTCACGGTCACCACCGCGGTGGCATTGAGGCAGGGGGTCAGGCCCTGAACGGTGTAAGTGTAGCCGCCCGCCGCGCTCTGGCCCGGTGTGAAGATGCCGCTGTGCGGGGTGCCGTTGGGGCGCGTCCACTGCCCGCCTGCATCGGGCGTGCCGCCCAGCACGCCGATCAGGGGAAATGCGGCATCCGTGCTGCACACCACGGTGGAGGCGTTGGTGCCCGCATTCGGCGCCTGGTTCACCACCACGGTCACCGTGGCGGAATCATTCGCGCACGGTGCCGTGCCCGGCACCACGTAGGTGTAAGTGCCGGCCGGCGTGATGCCGGGGGTGAAGGTGCCGCTCACCGGCTGGTTCGTTGCGTTGAGCCAGAAACCGGTGCCATTGGGGTTGCCACCCAGCGCCGTGAGCATATCGAAAGGCCCATTGGTGCTGCACACGGTGATGGTGCCGTTCGTGCCGGCATTCGGCGCGATCACGCGGTTCACCTGTACCACGGCGCTGAGCGGGCCGCAAGGCGTCGTGCCCGCCACGGTATAGGTGTAATTCCCGCCGGCTTGGGTGCCGGGGAGGTAGGTGCCGCTATGGGGCGCACCTCCCGGGGCGGTCCACGTTCCTCCCGGCTGCGGGCTTCCGCCCAGCAAGGCGAAGAGATTCACCGGGGCATCACTGCTGCAGACGGTGATGCTGCCATTGGTGCCGGGGTTCGGCGGAGCCACCACGCCAACAGTGACCGTGGCGATGGCGGGGGCGCAGGGCGCCAGACCGGTCACGGTGTAGGTGTAGACGCCGGCGGGACTGGTGCCCGGGGTGAAGATGCCGGTGCTTGCCCCGCCGCCTGGCGCAGTCCAAGTGCCGGTCGTCCAAGGCGAACCGCCGAGCTCATCAATCAGGTCGAAATCGGCCGCGTTCGCGCACACGGTGCGGCTGCCATCGGTGCCGGCCTGCGGTGCGGGGTTCACCGTCACGTTCACGGTGGCGCTGGCGTTGGCGCACGGGGCGAGGCCGAGCACCGTGTAGGTGTAGGCGCCGGCGGGGTCGCTGGCGGGATTGAAGGTGCCGCTATGCGCACCCAGCGGCCCGGTCCAGGTACCGCCCGCCTGGGGCGATCCCCCGAGCAAGCCGAAGAGGCTGAAGGACGCATCGTTGGAGCAGACCGTGGTGCCTGCCCCAGTTCCGGCGTTTGGTGCCGTGTTCACGGCCACCGTCACCGTGGCGCTGCTGGGGGCGCAGGGCGGCAGGCCGGTTACCGTGTAGGTGTAGGCCCCGGTCGCACTTGTGCCCGGAATGAAAATGCCGGAATGCACGGCATTGCTGGGGTCGCGCCAAGTGCCCCCCACATTCGGGGTACCCCCCAAGGCGCTGAAAAGGTTGAAGCTGCCATCGGTGGTGCAGAGCGTGATGCTCCCGTTGGTCCCGGCACTCGGGCGCTGGCGCACGGTGATGGTGAGGGTGGCGCTGGCATTGGCGCAAGGGCCGGTACCGGCCACCGTGTAGGTATAGGCGCCGGCGGGGTCCACAGCGGGATTGAACTGATCGCCATGGGCGCCAAGCGGCCCCAACCAGGTTCCGCCCGCATCGGGCGACCCGAGCAGCTGACCGACCATGGAGAAGGGTGCATCATCGCTGCAGACCGTGATGCTGCGCGAGATGCCGGCATTGGGCGCCGGGGTCTGCAGCACGGTAACGGTGGAGATGGCGGCCGGGCAGGGCGGCAGACCGGGCACCGTGTAGGTGTACACACCGGGCGTGCTGGTGCCGGGCGTGTAGGTGCCGCTGACAGGAGCGCCGCCGGGGCCGGTCCATGCGCCGGTGAGCTGCGGGCTGCCGCCGAGGATGCCGATGAGCGCGAAGGGGGCGCCGTTGCTGCACACGCTGGTGGAGCCGCTGGTACCTGCATTGGCCGGGGGATTCACCGTCACGATCACCGTGGCAGAGGCGTTCGCGCAGGGCGGTGCGCCCATCACGGTGTAGGTGTAGGTGCCCGCAGGGTCCACTGCGGGATTGAAGGTGCCGCTGTGCGGTCCGTTGGGACCTGACCACGTGCCGCCGGCATCGGGGGTGCCGCCGAGGAAGTTGATGAGGGCAGCAGA
Protein-coding regions in this window:
- a CDS encoding carboxypeptidase regulatory-like domain-containing protein; the encoded protein is MVARIASLLLLLLITAAVRGQGNADPFIREADRHYQQMAYARAAELYRTAAELGAVNEHVTKRLADCSMRLGDMVEAERWYAVVVKFLNREPIDLYRYAEALKANGRYEEAEQWMDRYLALVRPEGSELRSNIALFARKLMMDQDRFNVRRAAINTAGPDLAAAWLGEGRVVFSSSRQGTGIIERRAAWNAQPFLDLFTADVTPTGDLANVAPLAGTVNTRYHEGPATASTGGDVIWFTRNNYFKGRTRRSQRGISRLAIFQARRTGTGYGAEEQFLYNNSEVSIGHPALSPDGKRLYFASDMPGGQGGTDLYACDLVDGQWSEPRNLGPAINTPFNEVFPFVAADGSLYFASNGHPGLGGLDILRATAGTDGGFVGALNLGAPVNGPRDDFAFIIDAAGKRGFFTSNRPGGAGDDDIYAFEMLAPLEERYLCTGRVIDDELEMPVSDAEVSLYELDGGLVATTTTDAKGEYTFSVRQGRTYRITARMKGRFEGEQHLSTERIERELIASRDIHLVSDAGVWLRGAVRIKGRPGFVAGAKVCAVNLSSFSSDCRTTGEGGDVSMRLQTNEDFEVLIEKTGYFSLSIPISTIGMRHGIIDLGQARDLELEEVVVGQPIAFRHIRWRDRSAQLDPAAKGELDALAERLGVNPGVAIEVGVHADARGDLQEEQALSQVRADAIAAYLTGKGIAKDRVKARGFGASRLLNHCAPGVQCTEEEHAVNRRVEYTVTSVAP
- a CDS encoding type IX secretion system membrane protein PorP/SprF; the encoded protein is MNAARTLLLGFATAALLQARAQQDPLYSQYMFNTLAVNPGYAGSADIFTVMALSRHQWVGFTGAPATQTVLAHTPLPARSMAMGLSLLNDKVGPTRQTGGYVDFAYRIRTGKSSRLAFGLKGGANLYQADLASLSSVDPDQANVSIAGKALPNFGFGLYWHGPRFYAGLSAPKLLENDIDAVQAAGIVTAAERRHYFLVGGYVIDIDRSTRFRPSVMVRMVNGAPLSIDLNANFLFRDRIWLGGMYRVGNSFGLLGQYQVNDQFRIGYAFDLTTTSIGAYNGGTHEVMLNYDLRFFTGRTVSPRYF
- a CDS encoding gliding motility-associated C-terminal domain-containing protein, translating into MQPRLTLAFSALLLAALALVPRTAQAQDCIADQDQQFESCSASFYDSGGAGGNYASNLDVTITICPTGGPGAGPFTAVRFITWDLAGGPPPGDRLEVFDGATTGGTLLATGTSITSLAGQTFTATDATGCLTFRFQSDGSGTAAGWQARIVTTPWPGTAGSATVCSSGPTLDLFSLLGALPDPGGSWTAPGGASHSGTLNPAIDPGGTYTYTHAGAPPCPDASAAVTVTRVLAPSAGTNGTATFCATGASAALINFLGGTPDAGGTWSGPNGPHSGTFNPAVDPAGTYTYTVMGAPPCANASATVIVTVNPPANAGTSGSTSVCSNGAPFALIGILGGSPQLTGAWTGPGGAPVSGTYTPGTSTPGVYTYTVPGLPPCPAAISTVTVLQTPAPNAGISRSITVCSDDAPFSMVGQLLGSPDAGGTWLGPLGAHGDQFNPAVDPAGAYTYTVAGTGPCANASATLTITVRQRPSAGTNGSITLCTTDGSFNLFSALGGTPNVGGTWRDPSNAVHSGIFIPGTSATGAYTYTVTGLPPCAPSSATVTVAVNTAPNAGTGAGTTVCSNDASFSLFGLLGGSPQAGGTWTGPLGAHSGTFNPASDPAGAYTYTVLGLAPCANASATVNVTVNPAPQAGTDGSRTVCANAADFDLIDELGGSPWTTGTWTAPGGGASTGIFTPGTSPAGVYTYTVTGLAPCAPAIATVTVGVVAPPNPGTNGSITVCSSDAPVNLFALLGGSPQPGGTWTAPGGAPHSGTYLPGTQAGGNYTYTVAGTTPCGPLSAVVQVNRVIAPNAGTNGTITVCSTNGPFDMLTALGGNPNGTGFWLNATNQPVSGTFTPGITPAGTYTYVVPGTAPCANDSATVTVVVNQAPNAGTNASTVVCSTDAAFPLIGVLGGTPDAGGQWTRPNGTPHSGIFTPGQSAAGGYTYTVQGLTPCLNATAVVTVSVTQRPNAGTDATVTRCSNAPPVNLFGQLGGTPQTGGTWSGPSSIPSGVFTPGTDLPGDYVYTVAGTAPCADSSATVTVVVNQAPNAGGDGSITICQGTPSVDLFSVITAPFDLTGTWTEQGTPTGQLAGSFFNTAALPPGTYTFRYEVPGIGGCAADESNATVVIVALLDAGTSGTLPACSSNSAVNLFSGLGGTPQPGGLWIDLSGTGALTGQSFNATQVSAPGTYAFRYRLTGALSCAADSATVTVNVTAAANPGCDGAVTFCSTLGQPQSLIAYLGCSPQPGGQWRRNTPAGPSFSGSYTPATDNAGIFYYVFNQGAPCSTVWAAVTVTEVEGPDAGLPNSVQKCSSDAPFNMTASLNGTPDAGGQWFFNSVPHGPTFVPGLDAQGVYEYRVTGQAPCQPVSSFLTVSVTNRANAGCNSGFTACSTAPQFQLFPLLTCNPDFGGFWLDPNLAPHLSGAYTPGTSLQGDYRYIVPGNPPCANDTSIVSVFETPSPNAGCPGNASFCALPGSPGVPLINYLGCAPSPFGTWVGPAPGNPPFSGLFVPGVSAAGVYTYTVTVPGCGSASATVSVQVSDPSNAGCSASIFKCSNDAAFGMADLLGCAPAANGSWSGPLPSTAGMNGVFTPGATAPGTYRYTVPGNGACPSATADLTVNVTQRLEAGANSSLSLCRTAGAAPLFPLLGPTAQAGGSWFYNSVTPHSGTIQPSIAAAGSYVYRHAANGPCAADSAIVSVQLFDEPNAGCDGLVQVCSDAQPFILFASLGCGAEPGGLWFNPQGAPHTGIFNPMTDGSGSYKYRLAGNAGCGPDSAYVTVLLFDAVDAGGNGQVQVCSNAPQFQLFDLLLGTPDPGGAWYDPSGGVVSGTYIPGTSDPGPYKYKVVGQGPCASDSATVTVFESAAPEPGIATIGALCSSQGLTSLIGLLAGTPDANGTWTFGNTEVPPFINPESDPQGIYTYTVAGIAPCPDASASVSITITQQALAGTDGSITACEGASAIALVSGLGGTVTPGGAWINGCGLGTLTNGVYDASALVDGQGCGFTYLHAADGPCPATSASVSLIIVGALDAGDDIALQACRGDLLDLFDALGGAPQPGGAWQNQDNAPGFNAAGLFNTAAVPAGTTWRFDYVLPSLPQCDGDTARVTVEVISGPFAGNGGPLSVCANSPPINLGTALSGDPDAGGTWFNQNWQPVVNGVFLPSFGSGAYYYVVSGSGVCPADTATVTAAVTQPPNAGNDTGIAICSIDSPVVLFTLLGASAQSGGTWTFTPQGGGTPTPHSGTYNPAVDAPGTYRYRVLGIPPCADDFANVTVTEPQAPDAGCDASATLCSNGSSVPLLTLLGCVPQTGGSWINVTAGGTPHGNQFNPAVHSPGVYRYRLTGTAPCPNDSAEVTIAVNPATNAGQSATIQACQTQTEVDLFAALGPSAQGGGTWTDNNGSGALAGSLFNPSAAGNGSWGFTYTVTGLAPCQSSSANVTVQVGVGSSAGTDSTLVLCGNLGAYDLFNALGGSPLPGGTWTDPTGTGALGAGGVLNVGLLPIGGASPFVYTIEDAGCGTVSAVVLVTAAPFPVAGTGTSLTLCSTSDAIDLFGQLDGGPDSGGSWTNPGGQAHSGSFIPGTDAPGSYTYTVAGTAPCADATAVVTITVNAPPDPGSNGELLACDTVEALDLFAGLQGAPQAGGSWEDLNGTGGLTGGFLNTTAIPAGEYYYRYTVSVPGCSDATALVKVNVVVGVEVSEPVRTCIERDRTYTVSFVIASGDPATYVVSGLPGAITTEAPYTFTSEPLFTSEDFEAFVRDQYGCNAVRVAGGSPCAFTEPVFVPESFSPNGDGVNERLLIPGIEGYPANTLVIFNRWGGKMYEASGYDNRNVVWDGTSSYGTAPAGTYFYVLELGAGREAITGFIYLNR